CGCAAACGCGACAACACCTCCGAGTAAGAGCAACGGGATCAACATAGTCAACAGTCACCACAACGGCAGGAGTTCCAGCGCCACTGTCAGCCACACCGGCACCACAACTGTTAACACTAATAGCACAGCGGCTAGCTCGGTTAGCAGCCACAGTGCAACCAGTAGCAACGGGAGCAACGGCGGAGCGGCCAATAACGGCAGCGGCGTGGCCTACGACTGGCACCAGGCGGCGCTTGCAAAAACTCTCCAGCAGACCCCCTACCACCTTCTACCAGAGCCTAGCCTTTTCAGCACCGTGCAGCTCTACCGCCAAAACAATAAGCTGTATGGCTCCGTCTTCACCGGTGCAAGCAAATTCCGCTGTAAAGACTGCAGTGCTGCATACGACACGTTAGTGGGGCTGACGGTCCACATGAACGAGACCGGCCACTATCGGGACgacaacaaagacaaagacGAGGATCACGGAAAGCGCTGGTCCAAACCGCGCAAGCGCTCCCTGATGGAGATGGAAGGGAAAGAGGATGCTCAGAAGGTGCTGAAGTGTATGTACTGCGGCCACTCATTCGAATCACTGCAAGATCTCAGCGTTCATATGATCAAGACCAAGCATTACCAGAAAGTGCCTCTCAAAGAACCAGTGCCAGCCTTGGCCACCAAGCTCGTACCCGCATCCGCTAAAAAACGAGCGATCCAAGATGCTATCATTTCGCCGTGCTCCCCGGACTCCATCCACGCTGGCGGTACTGGTGGAAATGTGTCACTCGGCGATGTCAGCAAAGACGCAAAAGCAGCGGCTAACCCTTACGTCACGGCAAACAACCGCTACGGCTACCAGAATGGCGCCAGCTACACGTGGCAGTTTGAAGCCCGTAAAGCTCAAATCCTCAAATGTATGGAGTGCGGTAGCTCTCACGATACGCTGCAACAGCTCACCGCTCACATGATGGTCACCGGTCACTTTTTGAAGGTCACTAATTCCGCATCCAAGAAAGGGAAACAACTGGTGTTCGATCCCGTCGTGGAAGAAAAGATCCAGTCCATTCCGCTACCGCCAACCACCACTAGGCTGCCCGTTCCTAATAGCGTCAAGTCCCAGCCTGTGTCCCCTGCGCTCTCGTCCGGCTCTGAGGAAAAGCGGGAAGTGAGTGAGGATGAGAAGGTGGAAAGCGGGGAGCCGGTGGAGAAAAAAATCAAGGAGGAGAAAGATGACACGGGTGAAAAAGTCGAAACTGACGCCACATCATATAAATATCTTCGAGAGGAAGATCTGGAAGAGACTCCGAAAGAAGGTCTAGATATACTCAAATCCCTTGAAAACACAGTGTCGAGCGCCATTAGCAAGGCTCAGACAGGCACTCCGACTTGGGGTGGGTATCCTAGCATCCATGCGGCGTACCAGCTCCAAGGTGCTATCAAGAGCTCCTCTGCCGTTCTGCCCCCCACCATCCAGAGTGTCCAGATGCAGCCGATGTTCAACAGTGGCCTCCGAAGCCTTGTGAGTGACCCCAGTTCGGTCATACACTCACCTCACAGCCCCTCTTCGCCGACTCCACTCAGGAGCAACGTCACCGCTATGGAGGAACTGGTCGAGAAAGTGACCGGGAAAACCGCCACtgtaaagaaagaaaaggagGAGAAGGTGGTGAATCTGGAGCGAAGCCGACCTCCATCATTGGTCAAATCTCCTTCTCCTGCACTGAGAGATCAAAGAGAACAAGTGGTCTCCCCGAATGAATTCACTAGCGGTAAACCATCTGGTATGAGGAGCACCAGCCCAGGAAGTGTTGAGTCAGAGTTCATCTGCAAGAAGGAGCCTAAAGAAAGTCTTGTTGACGTCCATAATAGCAATTCAAGAAACGGCCCCGAGGCGTGCCAGTCTCCGGTAACTAACGGCAACAGTCTTGGCATCATCACCGATCACTCACCGGGAAGTCCTTTCATCAACCCTCTCAGCGCACTCCAGTCAATCATGAACACACACTTGGGTAAGGCGTCAAAACCAGTAAGCCCAGCTGCAGATCCGCTATCCATGCTGTATAAAATCAGCAACAGCATGATGGACAAGCCGGCCTTCAACCCGCCATCTCAGGGCAAAACCGCCGAGCCCAGCAACCACTATCCTCTGTATGAAAACAATGACCAACCCATGGACTTGAGTAAACACAAGTCTACCGTTAAAAGTAACAGTCACAATAACAACAGCGGTAGCGCGGTGAAAAATATTGTCAACGGTAACAAACCCCTAATCGCTCTTGCTGACGCCGTTTCTTCCCCTCTGAGAGAGAACGCTCTAATGGACATCTCTGATATGGTCAAGAACCTCACTGGGAGACTTACTCCCAAATCCTCAACGCCGTCTTCGATCTCGGAGAAGTCAGATGCGGACGGAAGCGCGTTTGAAGACGCTCTAGAGGACCTCTCGCCCGTGCAGAAGAGAAAAGGGAGGCAGTCCAACTGGAACCCCCAACACCTCCTCATCCTGCAGGCGCAGTTTGCGTCCAGCTTGCGAGAGACCCCGGAAGGCCGCTACGCCATGACTGACCTGGGCCCTCAGGAAAGGGTCCACATCTGTAAATTCACCGGCCTCTCAATGACTACCATATCCCACTGGCTAGCTAACGTCAAGTACCAGCTGCGACGGACCGGGGGcacaaagtttctcaagaacaTGGACTCCTGCCAGCCTGTGTTCCTCTGCGGTGACTGTGCTTCCCAGTTCAGGACTCCCTCCTCCTACATCAGCCACCTGGAGTCTCACCTGGGCTTCAGCTTGAAGGACCTGTCAAAACTGTCAGCCGAGCACCTACGGGAGCAGCAGGCTGCCTCAAAGGTGATCACGGACAAAATGACATTTGGCAGTCCTCTGTCAGCCTTGACCACGCCGGAGGACGATATGGGCTCCGTGTACCAGTGCAGACTTTGCAATCGGACATTCGTTAGTAAACACGCAGTTAAACTGCACCTCAGTAAGACCCACGGAAAGTCTCCCGAGGACCACTTGGTGTTTGTCACAGCTTTGGAGAAACTGGAGAAACTAGACAAAATGGAAGCAGTCTAAGGAGGGTCTCGGTGACGGACGGCTACGGAACTGACTATAATTTCATTGCactaaaaaacaacattgttcACCATTACTGCACTGGGCCGAACTGAGCcaacagaaaaaacacacacgaaaaaaaaaaaaaacgaactgGTATTTTCTGTTGTGATTAATGCCTGACTGGACCATGTTtgattttctttgttgtttctttgttttgccAAAccttttttacacttattttgtaatatatttatatgctaTTTGTCTGATCTGTGCATGTATTTTAGTGACTCGAGGTTAAACAAATGATTTTAATATTCTCATTGCAAAAATACAACTACTGTGTCAATGGTAAAAGTGAAAATGCATCGGAAGAATGGAAAATCTGTATAATACTTGATATGAAGAAGAGGAAAATTAAATGTATACACCAAAATAATTGAATAACCCCCCCGCCCACGAAAGACTGAAGTAGCACCTTAGATATTTGAATTTTGCATATGTAAAAAGAACACGTCCTGCATTTGAGATTGATACCTCCCCCTCATCATGTTGGGTTCCTTTTATTGAAACGTTTTTGAAGAAGAATGGCTTGctcgttatatatatataaatatattgatatatatatatataaaagattATATGAACATTTGGAACAACTGAATTGCTGTTTCCAGTGAGTCAAAAGTGGCCATTGTATGCAAGTTTGCTCAAAGAAACTTTTGTTGTTGTGAAGTATCACCTATTGTCACATTTCATtttgcttatgtttttttttatttttattttttttaaaccggtGTTGCTTTCAGCTGTAAAGAGAAACAGTTGTAAATGATTACCAGTGAAACGTCAGTACTCCCATAAGACATATCTCATCATTTGAAATGACTCGGCAGTCTTTGTATCTTAAGGTGTGTGCATTCTCTAACttttatattgtcattttatgtactaaaatgattaaaaacaaacaaaaaaaacagattgtgtACATAGATATATGCTGTAGAGCtacaaaaatgtcttttttaaagaaaatgcaaatTTAGCTTCTTTGGCTTGGTTTAcagaaataattttaattatacttGCATCCAATTTGATGCATGGAATGGTGTGGAAAATAAGCGATGCACAATGACTGTACATTTCAATGTTGTATCaacaatattgtaaaaaaaaaaacgaaaaaaaaaacacaagaaacatTTTTAGCGCCGCTtagattgtttttttcctttctcaATTGTAAAATAAACCCCAAAGCAGTTGTTAACGGTCACACGTTTGTGGTTGTGTATTCATTTGTCATGATGATGCATCAAGTTTTGTAGCAAATTAAAGAAAACACGGTAAAAATCCACCCACTAGCCCagtctaataattttttttcactgactttttaaaatattcttaatTCTGGCTAGTAATATTTGTATTGAACAACAGAAAGGCAACTTGGTGTCATGGTGCGACTGATGCGAGAGCTGCCTCATACCaccaatgataataataatgcttaaGATGACAGGAACGATAAGCCTTTAAAGAGTGCCTATTGTGCTGTGAGAAACCCATGGTAGGCTTGTGACCGGCCTTCAGAGGGCATGCTCTGTAGGGCCAGTGTTATATTAATGACAGCAGTGTACTCTAACCAGTGATCACATCAGATGGGTGTCTGTTCTGCTTGATGTAGCCTCCTGACTGGTGACACTGAAACgactattataaaaaaaataataataaatacattttgatgcGACACAGAACAGAGCCTGGCTTTTTACTTTGCTCGGTTCACTTTGGTCGTGTTTTTGTGGCGGTGACACAGGTGAGACGCGACTCGTGAAGTGTTAGCAAAAACTTGGACCATGTTATGCAACTCttgtggaatgtttttttttaatccatggCAATAAtgcagtagtagcagtagtattAGGGGTGTAACAGTACGCCATCCTCACGGTTCGATACTGACCACGGTATTAAGGTATTCAATTTTGGTTTATTCCATCACTGGTTTAAACTGAGGGTCGGGGGACATGTCCCCTGCAATTTTCCCAAAGGCAGTTTTGTCCCCTTGTATATTAAAAGACTATTGGTCAAGCACCAGGACCGAAACAACAAGACTATCCACATTTCTCATTCTTTACCAGTCTTAGATTAATCTGTAACCCTAAACCTAAGTTAACTCTATTTTAACCTTAACCCTTAAAGTATCTTGCGTCCTTATTTTGTTGCATTCCTTGCAGTATTTTCACGTCTttcttattttcactttctattCCTGGTATTTCtgactgtaatggtaatggttttatttcatttgaacatgcatcagattacaattgagtgtatcccataatcagttcaatgtgagtgtgaatggttgtttgtctatgtatatgtgccctgtgattggctggcgactagtccagggtgtttcTCGCCTCTCgctctaagacagctgggataggctccagcacccccccgtgaccctcgtgaagataagcggtagaaaatgaatgaatgaatgaacataatcagctcacagttccacatgtccaaaaaggagtaggaagaagcaaagcttattaaatcctacccctccatttggtagtttttcaatcagtaactgttacatttgttcacttcctgctttcctaatatagttaattttttttttgtagttttttgtcacgtaccgaagtacgaggtgatatggaCACCAGTGACATCTTGAAAAAGAGCAGACAAATTCAGTATACAGGACTTCCAGATGACTCCCAGTAAAAGGTAGAGTACGTTGGGGTTTCTTCTTCATCCAGTTGGCTTGCAGGTAAAGCATCTGGATCAGGAATATGATCTCTCATTTCACCCCGGAGTCTGGAGTTCCTGATAGAGTACTTACAGTCGCGGCCGAAAACCATCCTGCAGTTACGACTTCCATCGCTCACTCGTTTTGGTTGAGTCAGTCACGGACCTCCGCTCTCACTCCCCCGGTTGTATTAGCATGAGTGTCTTTGTGCAATTACTCGATGGGGCTTCACCTCGTTGTGCCGATACGCGGATTCGCCGACAAAGGAAACACAGGCAGAGGGCAGATTATCCCGCTGAAGATGCGGCTTCCTAAAAACGGGCTGCTGGAGTCGGATTCTAAAACAAGCAACATTTGGAGGAGATAGTGTTCACTGCACACCCGGAAGAAATGCCTTGTAGCTTTAATACCCGACCGCTAAACCTGTAATTTTGCTGCGGCGTCAGATAGCTGCTGAGCCGATAGAGACTCCTCTCTGCTTTGTTAGAGATCATCGCACTGTTTCCTGTGCGTATTCTATGTAAATTACATGCGATAATCGCCACGCACGGCACAATGCAGGTTCCCGTGGTGCGAGCGGAAACCGAGAGCAGATAAACGCAACCTGGGAAGATTTGCATAGTCTTTGTGTTTTTGGGCGCCGCTGAACGCGAGCCCCAAGGATTGGTCGGGCTTTCCTGTAGGTTTTGTACAAGTAAATGCCTGCTTCCTCTCAGGGCTGCTACCATTATGTACAGCAGACAACACTGGGTGGAGACCGAGGGCACCAACGGAATAACAAAAGCATCGAGTCTGGTGGGAACATGAGGAGGGGAGTAATGGCCGCTTTGCTGTAGTCTGCCTCTTCCTGGAGAGAACCGACACATCAATACTATTCAGTACATTATTGGACCTAAAGAGCCATGTAATCTGTTGGAGATAATGCTCAAGAAGTGTCACTCAGATGTGAAGGGGAACACAGAGGGCATGTTAATCCATGTTGGGTCTTTTTGTCGGGAGCTCTGCAGCGTCAAGGTGTGCATCACCATGAATGCATATTTgctctgagaaaaaaaaaaacaaaacaaagtattttctactgcttttatATGCTGTTGCTCCTGGTTTGTATATGATAGCGGAATGACGATCATTGTCACCGTGAAACAAAGACAAAGCTCCCACGGCGTATCTCGCTGCGTGTGTCTATAAAACCTCCAACTTTGGAGCgcacaaacccccccccccccccccccccatgcatggTTTAATACCCTTCCAAAACACTTCCAACCAAACAAACAATGTCTGACAGAGAATcaacaaacaaagcaacaacGGCTG
This genomic window from Doryrhamphus excisus isolate RoL2022-K1 chromosome 17, RoL_Dexc_1.0, whole genome shotgun sequence contains:
- the LOC131105147 gene encoding teashirt homolog 1-like yields the protein MPRRKQQEPRRSAAYMPEDELKAPTHDDEEHLQDDGLSLDGQDTEFLCNEEEEDVEGGQPPSYRDSPLSNGTNPDAGYGSPLSDASDRLTDFKSTSSREGQEKEGATLPFSPSNGLSFQDSLAQMKAVYANLISDASWSSITMDIMKSKSAAVGSVSSVLANSEAASTAPVSANATTPPSKSNGINIVNSHHNGRSSSATVSHTGTTTVNTNSTAASSVSSHSATSSNGSNGGAANNGSGVAYDWHQAALAKTLQQTPYHLLPEPSLFSTVQLYRQNNKLYGSVFTGASKFRCKDCSAAYDTLVGLTVHMNETGHYRDDNKDKDEDHGKRWSKPRKRSLMEMEGKEDAQKVLKCMYCGHSFESLQDLSVHMIKTKHYQKVPLKEPVPALATKLVPASAKKRAIQDAIISPCSPDSIHAGGTGGNVSLGDVSKDAKAAANPYVTANNRYGYQNGASYTWQFEARKAQILKCMECGSSHDTLQQLTAHMMVTGHFLKVTNSASKKGKQLVFDPVVEEKIQSIPLPPTTTRLPVPNSVKSQPVSPALSSGSEEKREVSEDEKVESGEPVEKKIKEEKDDTGEKVETDATSYKYLREEDLEETPKEGLDILKSLENTVSSAISKAQTGTPTWGGYPSIHAAYQLQGAIKSSSAVLPPTIQSVQMQPMFNSGLRSLVSDPSSVIHSPHSPSSPTPLRSNVTAMEELVEKVTGKTATVKKEKEEKVVNLERSRPPSLVKSPSPALRDQREQVVSPNEFTSGKPSGMRSTSPGSVESEFICKKEPKESLVDVHNSNSRNGPEACQSPVTNGNSLGIITDHSPGSPFINPLSALQSIMNTHLGKASKPVSPAADPLSMLYKISNSMMDKPAFNPPSQGKTAEPSNHYPLYENNDQPMDLSKHKSTVKSNSHNNNSGSAVKNIVNGNKPLIALADAVSSPLRENALMDISDMVKNLTGRLTPKSSTPSSISEKSDADGSAFEDALEDLSPVQKRKGRQSNWNPQHLLILQAQFASSLRETPEGRYAMTDLGPQERVHICKFTGLSMTTISHWLANVKYQLRRTGGTKFLKNMDSCQPVFLCGDCASQFRTPSSYISHLESHLGFSLKDLSKLSAEHLREQQAASKVITDKMTFGSPLSALTTPEDDMGSVYQCRLCNRTFVSKHAVKLHLSKTHGKSPEDHLVFVTALEKLEKLDKMEAV